CTGTACACAAACTGGACCTGATGTGGAAAATGAACAGAAAATCCGAGTGAGCCTGATCCCCatctgaaactgaaactgaatcaAACCAGCCTCAGTCCTTTCGGTTGAAGGAGTATTCCACTTGATgtgatatttattttatgcccCAGTCAAATCACTACCACAAATACTCGTGATAGCCGCTGGGTTTTCTTGTGTGTCTAGGCAATACTCGATGAAAATCTGCCTGCTCCCTTGATCCCTTGACATCATGATACCTTGAGCTCTGGGAGCAGGCACATGCAACATGGCACGGCTGTGGGCCATCATATTCGCAGTAATCGTTATCGCTCTCATAATCGTTATCGTTTCtgcattcaaattcaaatatactacaatatatatgtgtatagaTGTGTACATCTCTTGTCTGTGTGCGGAATAACAGAATAACAGAGCTTCCCCAGTGCGAATATTTATCCCCATACCCCCATAACACTCCCTATACAATATACAACTCTCTATCTACCTACATATCtataatttcattctctctctctctctctctatctctctctgtctcttcctTTGTGTTTATCCGCCTCTTTATTATCCACCTGACTATCGATGTATACcccatctacatatatgtctATTGTCTCTGCTCCTATGCTCTATGCTCTGCTCTACTGTTGACACTCATGCATTATCTGTTATATAAAACTTGTTAAACTCGATATCACAACTttaactacaactacaactcgaaaacgaaaaactccaacaactacaaccacaaccacatcTGCAGGCTATGCTACTGATGGATGAAGCTGGACTTGGTGTAAATATCGTTCACATAAATGTTAAATATGTTCGGTTTATCGTTTATCGTTTGTCGTTATCGTTTCCCGTTATACGTTATCCGTTATCCGTTATTCGctattttttcttgttttcctcAGTTCGATATACTATTTTGTACATACTAAGCATTAACCATTTATAAAATACAACATATCTACATCCCATATGTACGAtctaaggctaagaagaacatacctacatacatcACAGCTGTAGAACTAACCTAACTAAGCATGCATATCGTACAGTCACAACACATAGACCATAAATATAAAcgaaatactcgtataataGATGTTCGTTTGTAGATAGAACTGCAGAACTAGAATGGGTTCCGACAATTAGGCTATGTTTCCTAGCCTCAGGGTAGGACGTGAGTCTCACATCCTCTCCACTTCCAATGGATCTTAATAAGTAGATCAAAGCTTCATCTATCTATTTATCTACATATCTcctgatatatgtacatatctcacTATGGTCGTCCCTCCCTTTACTGTTCTTTCATGTTCTGCGTGCATGCCCTGTCagccctttctctctctctatctctctctcgctctataCCTAACTAACGTAGCTTAAACTCAGCTCCTTAAGAGCATTCTTCTAGACCATACCCTACCCCTCTCATAGCTAGTCAAGTTGACGTCGACATTTAGAGTGTAAGTGCTAGGGTCCCTCGCACTAATTAGTTTATTTGAACTCCTTCACAGGCACTCACCTCAATGACGGCCACCAACCAGGCCGTGTCCTCGCAGCAGCTCCTACCCTCGGTGAGAGACAGTCTCCAGGAGCCGCCATTGCTCGGGTAAGTCTACGTTAGCGCAATTCCATTAGAAATGCATTCACATTCGTGTCTGATAGTGGTTCCTCAGTTTCCGCTTTCAAGCTGTTCGTTCTACAATTTTCGAATTCGAATTTGCGATCTGTATTCAATAATACTCATCGGTATTTTTTTGCTATTTGTTCATAAACAATCCCAAATCGCTCGTAGTGCGTTCTCCTCTGATTGTACCATTCAATTCGTTTGCTTATGGGAAAATAGTTAGAACAGCAAATCAACGTTCAGTGGAACTCTATTATGCCTACACAGGATTATTCGAGATTGATCGAAATATCTtagaaataccaaaaacttGTATCCTTTCCTTGAAGCCAGATCATATACATGTATGCCAGATTGAGCAAGGCATTTGCGTTTTTTCGTCAACCCGGACTCCACATTTACGAATGGGATTTCTCCGTTGTTAGATTTGAATTTAAGGCTTTATTGTTCGATGTTTAGTGTACAAAATTAGAGGGTGTTGCCGTGAACTATGAGCTGGCCTGAGAGCAGGAAGAGATAAGAGCGACTACAGATAATTGAAGCTAACTCGGATAGATGTTGTTAGAAGAAATGATAGAAACATCTTAAATATCATAAAAGCTTTTAGAGGCTGCTGCTCTGAACAGATATTACCACCAGGCACACAGCTCGATCGATAATTCCAGAGTCCAGTCACAGTATGATAAATGGAGTAAACGTGTTCCATCTGATGCTGGCAGATCCTGGCGAATAAACATACTTGAGTAGCAGTTGAGAAAGATAGAAATATTAGCAACTGAGGGACGAGCAGGATTGCTTCCAAGACAATACATAATTACCTTCTGTGTACCTTTTTTAGGGTTTCTCAGATGCGTCTGCCACTTCAGACGCCCCCCCACTCGGCCCAGGCCAGCCAAAGGAACTCGGTGTCCGCGCAGGGGGCAATGATCAGCTCCCGACAGCCCAGTCCAATGAACTCGCCGGCCCTCAACCCATTTGTATACGGCACGGACGTGGACTCGGTGGACGTGGCCACGCGGGTGGCCATGGTGCGCTTTTTCAACGCCCAGAACACTCTGGCCAATTTCGCCGAGCACACGCGTACCCTGCGTCTGTATCCGCGTCCTGTGGTGGCCTTCCAGATCAACAGCTTCCTTAGGTCGCGGCCGAGGGCTTCGCAGTTTTTAAACCAGTTTGCGCGGACACAGGCTGTGGAGTTCCTGGCAGAGTGGTCTCTGACACCGACGAATGTGGCCTTCCTGCGGGTACAGACGGGCGTCATGGACCCCATGCAGGTGGGGGATAAGCCCAAGTGGTTTGCCCACTCGCTCACGCCCATTCGCTTCTCGGTGTGGGATGATGGAAGCTCGCTGAACGGCGCCCTGCGCTCCCTGAAGCAGCTCGAGTGCCAGCCCACGGACGAGAGCGGCTCGGACTCGGAGGGGGCGGATAGCAGCAGCTCGTCGTACTCGTCCCTGAGCGACTTTGTCTCGGAGATGGCCTCCTCGGACCTGTCGCCCAGTGTGCATGATGTCTTCGGTTCATACAATCGACCCCATGTGGTGCCCCAGACGCTCTCCTCGAACCTGGATCCGGCTTTGGTCTATCATCCTCCCAGCAAGCTTCAGTATCCCGAGGGCCTGTGCGAAGCGGCTGCCAgcaaggaggaggatgaggagcgCGCCGACTCTCcagtctcctcctcttccagCCGCTCGGATCTGAGCTCGCCCAGTTTCAACCGCGACTCTGAGTTTGACTTCCAGCCGAAGTCGGGACAAGCACAGACGCAGACCCAGACGCAGGCGGGACAGGCGGCCTTTGAGCTGGCCACGCCGCTGGCCATGCGTCTGGAGGCCACCATCAAGATGGCCAGCGTCGAacaggacacggacacaggcTCCACGGTAGCTGGCAAGAACATAGCCGCAAGTGCCAAGCTTCAACGCCACCCCAGCGACGTGGAACGTCCTGAGAAGAAAATACCGGTAAGGATAGCCTTCATCCCCTGAATCTCCGAAGAGAAGTGCAAAATGCGCTAATTATACCCCATTGCAGCCGCCTCTGACGCCGCCCGTGAAGCAGCCGAGCGTCAGCAATATCCTGGCCCGCACCGGCAGCTCGGGATCCAGTTCCAGCAGCCCCGGACGCCAGAGCTCTCAGAGTTCGCTATTCGAGAACTTTGCCTCGCATGCCAAGGAGCTGGTACGCGAGACCACGCGCCAGAGCAGCCAGGAGGGACTCCTCGCTCACGTGGATAAGGTGAGCTCAGGTTCTGGCTGTGGTGCCTTGCCGGACAAATCTCCTCCAAATCAGTGAGGGACTGGTTCGATGTGCTATTGTGTCGTGGTCTTTGATCTgttaatttttctttctttcctttctgtgGTTGACTCTTCTGTTCGTTTTCCGTTTGCTTCCGTTTTACGTCACGTTTCCTTTGGCGCTATTGCGTTGGTTGAAATGAATATTGCACATTCCATGTGTCTACTGTAATGTACTGTAGCATGCGCTGGACGAAGATCTTGACGACAAAATGCGTCATACCTTCGAAAAGGTTGGTACTCCCCCGCAGCCCCAAAAACAGACCGAAAGAGTCAGACTTTCGCACAGCATTCAGTATGATATACCGCACCCATTAAAACACCACATAAACGCCCTATATAATACTCGCCTCATATTGAATATACTCGTTAAATATTGACTACTACATAGCGGTAATATTCACCAGTATCTACAGATAGTTTGGAACTCGAACCATACCAACAGATACCACCACCTCCACACATTTCACATCCCACATAAGCCCAGACCACTATATGTGGTGCAGTGTCCATACCCATTTGATTTCGCCACGAATTATCCCCAGTTGCTCTTAGTGCCATCGTAGATGCCTGAACGTAGATCATGTGCAAGGGACTAGAGCTTTTCTTTGATTGCGTTGAGTGCTGTTCGAGCTTGTATAGTTGTCTTTGgagattcgattcgattcgcttCACTAATCCACTTCCCATACGATGATTCACAGTTCACGCTGCATGCAAAGAAGGCGGCCGGCGAGGCGTCTAAGCAGGCGCTGGAGGTGTCCAAGCAGGCGGCTGGCGTGAGCAAAAATACCTTTGAGGACCTCACCTATGTGGGCAAATCCACGCTGGGCGATCTAACCAAGACTGCCAAAGAGGCGGCCACCAAGAAGGGCATTATTAAGAACGAGGAGCAAACCGGAGGCTCTATGCCGCCTGGGGGCGGCAGCTCCAAGCCCCCCGGTTCCCAGATCGCCACCCAAAGGCAGGTGCAGCAGATTCCcggtggcggaggcggtgggGGTGGCAACAATTTTTTCTCATCGATTGGCAACGACTTCAACGGCCTAGCCTCCTCCACATCGACCATGTTTTCGGGCATGTTTGGGGGCAAAAGTAAGCTTACAGCATTTAAAGATATTAGAGCCTCTTATACCCCTtcctccactccgctccaccTATAGAGAACCAACAGAAGCAGGGTGCAGTCCAACAAAGACCTTCCAGTGCCGGCTTAGGGAAGGGGAAGTCGGGCATCAACTTTGATCCGTTTCCCAGCCGCAAGGGTCTTGTAGAGCGGACACCGCTGATCAAGCACTCTGGGCCCCGGCAGACGCAGGAGGAGCTCACGCGGCAACAGAACCAGGAGCGTTCGCACAGCAATGCGGAGAATCAGGCCTTCCTCAAGGATGTGACCAATCAGGTGCTGGCCGGCGAGGGTGTGGGCTGGCTGAAGCTCAATCGCTTCAGAAAACTCATGGAAGATGAATCCTATCGCACGCTGGTGCTTAGCAAGCTGAACAAGACACTGGACAGGAAGATAGCGCCCGATGATCACATTGATGATGTGGTAAGTCGATCTCCATTCACCGATATCGGAGCGCAATGAGTCGTAGCTAATCTGTCCTCTATTTCAGTGTGTGACCAAGCCCGTGTGGAAGGGAATGCTAAAGTGCGTGCAGGCAATAGCCTCCGGCCTTGATGTCACCTTTGGGAACTTCGGTCTTGGAGGAATGGCCTCGGTGTTTCAGCTGATGGAGGTGGCCCATACGCACTACTGGAGCAAGGAGATCAATGACGGCAGCGACATGTCTTCCAGTCTGCTCTCCAGCCACGCTGCCAGTCCCCTGGGCAGCCGCGAGAATCTGCGCTCCCCCAGTTCCCCCAACGGCTCGCACTCGGGCCTGGGCAGCGAATGGGCCTCGCCCCAGGAGTCGCGCAAGAGTTCCACCCACCACGCGGCCTTGCCTTCGTCTCAGGCTGGTGGAACTCCTTTGGCCGCATCGCGACGCCTGTCGGCAGCAGACAGCCAGGATGGCCAGTCGACAACGGAGATGTTCAAGGACATGTTGTCCCAGAAGAGAAGTGCCTTGAAGAACATGCTCACCTCGTTCGACTCGGATGTGAGTAGGGTCCATGTAGTGTCCCAGTGTCCATCCATAGACCATTCCATCGAATCTTTCATCAGCCTTTAGCTTTTCGCCAATCTAGTATACGTTACACATCAGCTTATTATCCATGCAAAACTGTACATCGCTCGGTGTATATATCGTATAGTGTATCGTAGAACTGCTTAACCGCATACTCAGTACATATGTAGCTATGCCAGTATATATCCATGTCCATATATATACGTATCTGTAtacttatatatacatatatatatctcgcACTTCTCGCGGTTTCTACGGAATGTAGGCTTGCCTTGCGACTCCCAGTCCCCCGTCCTGTtccgctccgctcctctcCGTACCCAATTGTATTCGCACTAAATCTTGCGTGTTATGTCAATCCGTAGGCTGCTGGCTCTACGGGCGCGCTCTCTGTGGTCAGCGATCTGCTCCCAATCGGCAGTCTGAGCGTGCGCATGCCCTCCAGCTGCCGGTCCACGGTCTCAGACACCGAGTACGAAAATGTAAGTAATCcgaatacatacatagattCCCGGCCTGAGGTTTCGCCCTCTGAACCGATCTGAACTGATCTGACCCAGGCCCCAGACCCCATGTCAATCAGTCAATCAATGGTGTGCTCCGATATTTGAGTGGTTTTCCATCCCTCACACTGGAAAGCTGCCTCGCGTTTCTCTTTCTTCCACAGCCCACAGCTTcccagcccacagcccacagcccacgcCCTTTGGCCCAacaggccaaaaaaaaaaacctacagCCACCTGACATAATCTTTAAACATTTCACAGACCACAACGTCGAAGGACTCGAAGAAGAGCGGGGGAAATCTGTGGTCGGGCAAGTCAACGCTTAGTGCCGGCTTCCGCTATACGGGCGGCCATCTGATCAACACCTCCTCATCCCCTTCGCCAGACAGTCCGAGAGTCTACCTATTCGAGGGGTTGCTGGGCAAGGATCGCTTGAATCTCTGGAACCAAATGCAGTTCTGGGAGGATGCTTTCCTCGATGCTGTCAGCCAGGAGCGCGACATGATTGGCATGGATCAGGTGAGATCGGGAATTGTCGGGAGTAATcggaaggcgcttttcctcaatACGATATCATATTACATATATCGCTCTACGCAGGGTCCCATTGAGATGATGGAGCGCTACAAGTCGCTGAGTGAATCGGAGCGCAAGCGTCTCGAGCACGACGAGGATCGTCTACTCTCCACGATGCTGTACAACCTGACGGCCATCCTTGTGATGCTCAATGTGGGAAAGGACGAGATTCGACGCAAGATCCGTCGCCTGCTGGGTAAAAGTCACATTGGACTGGTCTACTCCCAGGAGGTACACAATGTTGTTGATCAAATCAATAATTTGGTAAGCCTGCAGGTGGAAATTGAATACCAAAAGGCCTTCATCCTTCAAAAATCTACTTCCTACTCAGAATGGAAATGACATTGACCTGAAGCCACTGGGTTCAAGGCTGCTGCATCGACAGAGCTTCACCGTCCACCAGGGCACCGATATAAATGGGCCACTGCGCTTCATGGAGGTGCGCGACGATGGTCTGGTGTTGCGCTCTGTGGACGGCACCATTGTGGAGCGCTGGTGGTACGAGCGACTGGTCAACATGACCTACTCACCCAAGACTAAGCTGCTGTGCCTCTGGCGACGCAACGGCGGCCAGACCCAGTTGCATAAGTACTACACGAGAAAGGTGAGTCTGAAGTCCGACTCGGTGGATTTTAATCTGAAGTGTTTTTTGTCCCCAGTGCAAGGAACTGTACAACTGCATCAAAGATGCCATGGAGCGAGGTGGAACGCCCACCAATGTGCCCGAGCTAGGCGGGGAGTTCCCCGTGCAGGACATGAATACTGGCGAGGGTGGCCTTTTGCAGGTCTGCCTCGAGGGTGTCGGTTTGTTGTTCTCCAACAGCAAGGTAAGTGCTCTTCCAACTCGATATAGATATCGATCTCGATCTCGAtccacacactcactcacacccACTCAGAAACGCACACATGGCCACACCGAACTCCTACTCAGTGAATCCACACGCGACACAGACACCCAACCACCCCACATCCATCTAAGTCCCGCCCCTAGATATCCGATATCCGAACTCTCCGCTAGCTACTCTTTCTATGTCAATCACTCCGCATCTACGTACCCCCGACCAGACCCAAGAATTTTCTCCCCCAAGAACCTGTAAAAGACACACCTAACCCTAACCCCGAATCAATACTCATATGAAAGCGCCTCTACAGACACTGTGTACCGGAACATGGTGTTGTCTGTGTCAACAGTCTGCGTCCATCAGGCCATTTATCAGTCAATGGGTTAGGGTTAACGGGTCGAATCAAGCAGCATGAAAGCCATTTAATAATCTCGCATAAGACTTAAACTAAGACTTGGGACATCGTTGGGGTTCGTTGGCTCCATGGTGTAGTCGAAGTCAGGGTCAACATACACCATTCAACAGGCCAAGAACCCGACTGAAGCCTAAGCGAAAGCTGTTTAGGGACACTGCTAACGCTCCTGCTAGTGTCGCTGTTCCTCTCACTCGGGAACTACAGTACAAACTCCACATgcaggatatatgtatgtacatacccGCGGACTCATATTGGGCGTCCATTTTTCCCACTGCCTTCGTTTCAGTGTCTCGTTTCCAAACgtttgtttcgtttctgtttctgtttcagtttccgtttccgtttttCTTCCTATTGTTTCCCCTTTCGTTTAACGTTCAGTTCTTCGATTTCCGATGATTTCcctgttgtgtgtgtgtttcgtcAATGTCCATGCAAGGACTGCATTAAAATCAAGGACCTtctcaatatatgtatgttcatatgtatatatacatcaatatgtatttatatatacatatatatatatatatatatatatacgtatgtatacaaattcatttatatacatatatatatttatatatatatattatatgtatatatttattttgtttggttttaatttCATGTTTTTCCAATATGTCTGTATAACAGACAGAACAGACATATAGTCCAGTGGAACTGAATGTGTCCCCCAGCTAACATACTTAGCCTTGAATCTTAGTATTATCCTCCTGAGCCTAGGATCATGTGTGGCTGGAGACGTTTGGATAAGCTGTTTTGTCATTGGTTGTCCTTTCCTTTtgaatgttttgtttttctgggCCGTACCAAATCCAGAACCAGACCCagaatgaaaaccaaaaccggACCCGTTTCGGACTTCGCATACTACCCCACCAATCCAATCACCCCAAGCTAACCCCAACTACGTATTATACTTTACCgaactctctatctctttacTTATCACTCtgtctgtctcgctctctgtctctctttcgttccgtttgttggctttggttttggcattttattttgactCGCCTTCTTATATATCTACTTATATTATTCCTAAGTCATCTTAGTCATATAATCAAAAAACAAtagaaaaatcgaaaaaatcaACCGAATCTCCTATCTAATCCAATCTCTTATCGATCAAGTAAAAGTATACatgaaagaacaaaaaaaaaaaacataaaataaataaaataaaaatatatatatacatatatccagaAAATCCATCTATTTATATCATACCCATATATTGTGCTAGTGAATGTACTGAATGCTATATTCATTATACTctctattttatttattatctaaCAGATTCaaacgataaaaaaaaaccatttctCTTTATTCTTTTAATTACGATTGACATTCTTTCGATCCTAACTCTTCGTTTGGTTACATATGCTCACCCACCGTTTTAATAATCTCTTATTCGCCTTGTCATTATAATTGTCTCTATTAACGATTGCTCTGATTAGCGATGACACGATTAACGATTAACGATTACCGATTAGTATCTTTCGTAAGCGTACCGCCATTTACCCCTCTGCCCCTGTAACGCCACGATCTTTAATTCCAATAGAAAATATCGAAAtagaaaagaacaaaaaaatgtcCTCATCGGTATTGCGTTGTCTTCAAGATAGTACCAGGGACTGCATATTCATGTACTACGTATTTTTAGATCAGTTAATTCTCGTGACTCCCTGAACTCCCTTCCACCATTCCTTCTTCTGTCTTTAGGCCCTGATGTCAAGTTGATTATTTACTTGTACATACATAACGAACAACTTCCCTGCCCAGTCCCCATCgcgattttttgttgtttctctaTAATCTGAAGTTTGTTTGTGCTCATTCGCTTTTTATTTCCCTGTTGAACTTCATCCTTGGATccaaaatttatatatatatatttatatatgtatattatgaaaataaaaaaataaaaatgaaaataagaATACAGGAGGTGTTCTAAGCTGGTAACCTATGAGATGGTCCTTGTGTACAATCCTTCCAAACCGTTTCCCTCCGATCTTTGGTTCGACTCTATTTTGGCTGATTTGCTTACGtcattaatttaaatatcGCAAATGCTTcctgatctctctctctctctgtctctctttatttatatatacacctacatattatatgtatgtatatatatacaaaccTCTCTCAATATCTTGCCCTGTCTCTCTTCagtatatttttctttttggtgctAAACATACGATATATGTACAAGTTATCTTTTCATAAGTTTTCGTAAGCTCAGCAATTTCTTCCGTACGTCATTTTCTGTTCCATTACCATTTCGTTCCGTTCTTATCGTATCGATTCTCTTCTGTTCGTTCTGTCGTTTTCTCCTCCTTTTTGGATGATTTTCGTCCACCTTTTTCCTTAAGTAAAATAACCAAGAAAAAACTACAACAGCAAAGAAGTATTTTAAGATCCAGCAGCCATGTCGTCCTACccatgatatatgtatgtactatatgtatctctctctctcctctctctctgtcatgGAACTCTTAtgaacccaaacccaaaccgaaaccgaaaagcAAGCCCCCAGATCGTCTCCCCGTCTAAGAAAACGACTCTaacataacaaaaacaacaatcacATTTCATATCGTTTCTATTTAGTCTAtctatcaaaaaaaaaaaaaaaaaaaaaaaaacaaaaagtataCTACAATAACTCCTAAATACCCAAACCGATTCGCCAGCAAATTAGAAATtgaaaagaaactaaaaaaagcaacaaaactatatgaacgaaaaacaaaacaagtttTCTCAACTTtccttttataattttctttgttgtttgtttaatgTTCTCTGTCGAACGTGGAACGCTGCACATTTGCTCGCTCTCCCTCCTTTGTGGACCAACCAAATCACGTTCCGTctcgaaccgaaccgaaccgacctgaactgaaactgaattgaattgaatttgaattgaaatatTCCAATGATTGGTCTACTTCTCAAACGAAAACAAActtatcaaacaaaaaaatcgcTCTAAAAATTGAAACGataacgaaaaaaaaccaaatcaaacgAATCTATAACGAAAATACGATCTGAAAAATGTCTGAAAATACGATAAAGGATTTCGAGGTATTGCAATGAACAAATTTCTTCTTATATTTGAACTTAAATTTATAAGCAACTATTGTTCTTTAAATGCCCTGCTCCACCACCGCCCAACAACGCCGTCACCCAACACCCCACACACCCTCATCCGTTCCTCCATCCCTACACCCTGACACCCTCCGAACCCTtgca
The sequence above is a segment of the Drosophila pseudoobscura strain MV-25-SWS-2005 chromosome X, UCI_Dpse_MV25, whole genome shotgun sequence genome. Coding sequences within it:
- the Rab3-GEF gene encoding MAP kinase-activating death domain protein isoform X3, yielding MSDQQRASLCPRLVDYMAIVGAHTTPPMPKGLQGLKAPPVQVPDLLRRYPPSDHADFPLPLDMVYFCQPEGCTSVGPRRTGSAIRDMTSFVFALTDKDSGKTRYGICVNFYRPIERPSTVAGSAAAGNERQGSGGHAAGGSGNGGPGGAGSGRGGRRSSAFRRESWRKSMERSSDSAFSSDYRSNVAPSDSDRELTSRRDSDQQRLHTHHHQQQHHHHQQQSGSGQQPPTSVPKLGLMAPSADSESGGSHSPSPRASRKRTKLRNQSLTSLCIISHHPFFTTFRECLFILKKLIDACNESSSPKRVGASQKLNRDNVWTVLTGHVSEATPSIVLHDVREIETWILRLLSTPVPVPGSTRVEVEVLSPTVHEPLLFALPDHTRFSLVDFPLHLPLELLGVETCLKVWTLIMQENKVLFQSRDYNALSMSVMAFVTMLYPLEYMFPVIPLLPTCLSCAEQLLLAPTPFVIGVPASFLVYKKNFRLPDDIWVVDLDSTKLSPPTGGYEEIPPLPEPEGTILKNHLKQAMLLMDEAGLGALTSMTATNQAVSSQQLLPSVRDSLQEPPLLGVSQMRLPLQTPPHSAQASQRNSVSAQGAMISSRQPSPMNSPALNPFVYGTDVDSVDVATRVAMVRFFNAQNTLANFAEHTRTLRLYPRPVVAFQINSFLRSRPRASQFLNQFARTQAVEFLAEWSLTPTNVAFLRVQTGVMDPMQVGDKPKWFAHSLTPIRFSVWDDGSSLNGALRSLKQLECQPTDESGSDSEGADSSSSSYSSLSDFVSEMASSDLSPSVHDVFGSYNRPHVVPQTLSSNLDPALVYHPPSKLQYPEGLCEAAASKEEDEERADSPVSSSSSRSDLSSPSFNRDSEFDFQPKSGQAQTQTQTQAGQAAFELATPLAMRLEATIKMASVEQDTDTGSTVAGKNIAASAKLQRHPSDVERPEKKIPPPLTPPVKQPSVSNILARTGSSGSSSSSPGRQSSQSSLFENFASHAKELVRETTRQSSQEGLLAHVDKHALDEDLDDKMRHTFEKFTLHAKKAAGEASKQALEVSKQAAGVSKNTFEDLTYVGKSTLGDLTKTAKEAATKKGIIKNEEQTGGSMPPGGGSSKPPGSQIATQRQVQQIPGGGGGGGGNNFFSSIGNDFNGLASSTSTMFSGMFGGKKNQQKQGAVQQRPSSAGLGKGKSGINFDPFPSRKGLVERTPLIKHSGPRQTQEELTRQQNQERSHSNAENQAFLKDVTNQVLAGEGVGWLKLNRFRKLMEDESYRTLVLSKLNKTLDRKIAPDDHIDDVCVTKPVWKGMLKCVQAIASGLDVTFGNFGLGGMASVFQLMEVAHTHYWSKEINDGSDMSSSLLSSHAASPLGSRENLRSPSSPNGSHSGLGSEWASPQESRKSSTHHAALPSSQAGGTPLAASRRLSAADSQDGQSTTEMFKDMLSQKRSALKNMLTSFDSDAAGSTGALSVVSDLLPIGSLSVRMPSSCRSTVSDTEYENTTTSKDSKKSGGNLWSGKSTLSAGFRYTGGHLINTSSSPSPDSPRVYLFEGLLGKDRLNLWNQMQFWEDAFLDAVSQERDMIGMDQGPIEMMERYKSLSESERKRLEHDEDRLLSTMLYNLTAILVMLNVGKDEIRRKIRRLLGKSHIGLVYSQEVHNVVDQINNLNGNDIDLKPLGSRLLHRQSFTVHQGTDINGPLRFMEVRDDGLVLRSVDGTIVERWWYERLVNMTYSPKTKLLCLWRRNGGQTQLHKYYTRKCKELYNCIKDAMERGGTPTNVPELGGEFPVQDMNTGEGGLLQVCLEGVGLLFSNSKDFEFFVRLDHIRKCFTQKGGIFVLEEYNPKTRNLIQRKYQSSMSDQICYSVLCVFSYVAAGQDQKKNPVVITPQIQDIHAQQKQKHQQQSQQQQQQQQQQQQHQQMPPATAPANSHAQNRSSGKQQGGNITIRHTVPMQKPTITMSTVQPQARMPSTVTVTAAPAPAPVPLPTPTQPTTATATTTVSPTPHGKLPQLPPRVPSQPSTESLASISSPPPKQRLGGPPPGPPPAIPPRTGAIARSGSVQAQQQQATRTFVRQASANSTPPQYTPQPPPPFVIPKRHSGLARAPTLTGAQSSSHQQAQQSQQRASYGSVAAVLQSMPEAEAGPGSGSGSGPGSPSGSGSGTVAGPSPQAHRKH